One region of Phragmites australis chromosome 18, lpPhrAust1.1, whole genome shotgun sequence genomic DNA includes:
- the LOC133899143 gene encoding uncharacterized protein LOC133899143 yields MVTMGQLGRLVDGIKSRLRPGGGKRGVGAGRKASAPAAVAAAAGYDKVEKTDSMRVEIQSRQARKLIAKNLAAADNIARARSKKRFFLAF; encoded by the coding sequence ATGGTGACGATGGGGCAGCTGGGGCGGCTCGTCGACGGGATCAAGTCGCGGCTGCGGCCCGGCGGCGGGAAGAGGGGCGTCGGCGCGGGGAGGAAggcgtcggcgccggcggccgtgGCCGCCGCTGCGGGGTACGACAAGGTGGAGAAGACGGATAGCATGCGGGTGGAGATCCAGAGCCGGCAGGCGCGGAAGCTCATCGCCAAgaacctcgccgccgccgacaaCATCGCCCGCGCCAGGAGCAAAAAGCGCTTCTTCCTCGCCTTCTGA